AAGTAGTCATGTCTCCTTTACCTTTCACCGGAATGATGCCCCGCTTATGCAATATAAACTTATCTCGTAATAGTTCGTATGTCGCCTCTGTAACCTGAATAGTACCGGGAATACCCTGAGATTCCATGCGGCTGGCGGTATTCACAGTATCGCCCCACAGGTCGTAGATAAATTTTTTGATGCCAATCACGCCAGCGACTACGGGGCCTGTACTGATGCCAATGCGAATGTTGAATGGTGTCCCATTGCCTGTCTCAAAACGGGAAATTTCTTTTAGCATATCAAGAGCCATTTGAGCGATCGCTTCCGCATGATCGCTGCGCGGCATGGGCAATCCTCCCACTACCATATACGCATCCCCAATTGTCTTGATCTTCTCCAAGCCATGCCGCTCCGCCAGTTGGTCAAATGCTGAGAAAATCTTGTTCAGCAACTTGACAAGTTCTGTAGGAGGAATAGAAGCCGAAAGTTGCGTAAAGCCAACAATGTCGGCAAAAAGCACCGTGACATCGGAAAAGCTGTCGGCAATAATGCTTTCCTGCATTTTCAGACGGTGAGCAATCGGTTCGGGCAAGATATTCAGCAGCAGCAACTCTGATTGTTCTTGTTGATAGCGCAGTGCCTCTTGAGCCACTTTGCGCCTGGTGATGTCTTCGACAGTACCTTCGTAGTAAAGCAAGTTACCGTTCTCATCCCGAACAGCACGGGCATTTTCTGAAGTCCAAATCGCACCGCCATTCTTGCGATACATCTGAGACTCAAACCTAGTCACGGCATCGTCCTTCTCGATGGCGGCAATGAACTCGTCGCGCCGATTGGAATCAACATAAAGTTGTTGCCCGATATTAGTAATACTCGCTATTAGTTCCTCTGGGGAATCGTAGCCATAAAGTCTCGCGAGTGCTGGATTGGCGCTGATGAAGCGTCCCTCTGGCGTGGACTGGAAAATACCCTCAGTAGCGTGTTCAAAAATTGTGCGATATTTTTCTTCAGCCTGTCGCAGCGCTTCTTCAGCAGCTTTACGACTCGTGATATCGCGAACGAGGCAACACAGCACCTTTCTGCCACCATAGGAAATAACGTTGCCAGTTACTTCTACATCGACGAGAGTTCCATCTTGACGGCGATAGCGCCTTTCGCCGAAGGAATGGTTTTTTTGTGCCAAGATCCTCTCGATATTACGTTGAAAGCTTTCCTTGTCGTGCGGGACGAGATCGTAAAGAGTCAGTTCTACAATTTCTGCACTGCTGTAGCCAAGCAGACGTTCAAAGGCGGGATTGGCTTCCAGAATCCGGTTTGTTTGAGCGTCAATCAACACAATTCCTTCGGAAGCTTGCTCAACAATGGCGCGGTGACGCGCTCTCTCCTCGATTTGCTCGCGCTCTCGATTTTCTAAGGCTTCTAGCATTCCGTTGATGGTGTCAGCCAAGCCAGATAATTCATCATATTTTCCATCCCCCGCGACGCGCATAGAAAGGTCGCGAAGAGTGCCAATACTTTTAACACCCACGCTAAGGCTTCCCAGGCGCGACAAGACGAGTCGTTCTAGAAGCATTAAGGTCATGCCGCCAAAGACCAAACCCACGAAGAGGACAGATGCGATTAGATAGCGTATGTTACTTTGAGTTTGCTTATAGATGCCTCTGTAGACATCTACGCGCAACAGCAGAGCAGGTTTGCCGTAGATGTCATTCAACCAGGAATACCCGGCAATCCTATCTTCGTCGAGCGTATTTACCAGAATTGGCGCAGGTTCGTCCGGTTTGCTCTCTAGCAAAGCTTTTTTAACGGGTTGAAAATCTGATGGTAGTTGGGGATCGTTTACCCCGTAAACGCTGATAGACGAACGGGTAAAGCGGGATAAGCGCTTGATGGTGCTTGCGTCTAGATAGCGTCCAAAGATCGCAGTACCTCGAAGGTCGCTAGTACCCTTAGTCGGCTGAATTGGCTGCGAGGTAATCAGCATAGGGCCAGATGGAAGCTGTAAGATTCCCGTCAAGCGACTTTTTGGATCGGGGTGCTGTAGAAGCAGGTCTGAAGGAGAAATGTGTTCGAGTATCGCTTTTGGAACTGCCGTTCTTTTTTTTGTTATTAGATTGAAACCCGTCCCAAATACTATTTCACCCTTGGTGTTGACATACACCAACAGGTTGAGTTTGGCGTTGGCAAGAGATTCTGGAGCTAGATTGTCCTCAATATAGCGATCGCTCTTGGTTGAGATGAATTTATAAGTGTCATCCCACGTAGACCAACCGATAAAGTTGGAACTAAAATCTTCTCCTATTTCCTCAAAAACCTTCAAAACTCCCTTAACGCTCTGGCGGGTGTTCTGTTCCTCAGCTTGCCTGATGCTGCGTAACAAGATGGTTGAGGAGGTAGCATACAAAACCCCAACCAGACCTACCATGGTCGCGCCAATGACGAGTAGTGTCTTCGTCCGCAGTCTCATTAAGTCGCCTCTTCATGGTGCGCTAAGGTGCGCTGGAGAAATCGCATGGGGTTGAAACTAGCAATGTCGCCAGATCGGGAGCTATGAAGTGCAGAGCTATGTTAACTCTTACGAGCGAAAATCTTAGTACAAACTTTGATTCTCGCGGTCTAGCTCTAGTTTTGTTAGACAAAAGTACCTGACGATGCTTGGTAGCCTGCATCAGGAGGAAGAAAGATACAGTTATTTGAACTTGTGCCGATCCTGCTCACTAGATACACTTCCTGAATAACCTTTTTAACCTGTCCTAGAGCATTAGAACAGAACGGTGTGAAATTTTGGCCAAGTCAAACATAGGAGTGAATCGGAATGTTGAGTTGGGAACACAAAAGCAGGAAATTAGGTGAGCAGGATCGTAGCGCAGGTGAGGAAGCGACAGCAGCAATGGAGAGTGTAAAGTTAAGTTCTCCTCAGTCCCTCAGTTCCTCAGCGCTACGCGATACTACACCTCTGGCACGCGATCGCGCTTGGGTGGAAATTGATCTAACTGCCTTATCCCACAATGTCCTGCACCTGAAGCGTTTTTTATCGCCGCAGACGGAACTCATGGCCGTTGTGAAGGCTGATGCCTATGGTCATGGTGCCGTTACGGTTGCCCAAACTGTTTTGCAACATGGTGCCAGCTGGCTGGGGGTGGCGACCATTCCGGAGGGTATTGAGCTGCGGAAGGCTGGAATAGATGCACCAATTCTGATTTTAGGGGCGACTAATACTCCCGATCAGGTGCTTTGCATGGCTCACTGGAAACTCCAACCTACTCTCTGCACCCCTAAGCAGGCTTTAGTCTTTTCTGAAACGTTACGGGCATCTACAAAAGATTGCCCCTACCCAGTTCATATTAAATTAGATACTGGGATGTCGCGGCTGGGTGCTAACTGGCAGCAAGCAGCCAGTTTTGTCCAACTGGTAAACCAATTGCCGCATCTGCGAATTGCTAGTATCTATTCTCACTTTGCCACAGCTGACAGCCCCGATCCGGCTGGGATGATAGAGCAGCAGCAGCGATTTGAGGACGCGATCGCCAGCATCAAATCTACTGGCTTTACCCCGCCGCGCCTGCACTTGAGTAATTCTGCTGCCACTCTGACTAACCCCGCCTTACACTACGACATGGTGCGCGTTGGTTTAGCTACCTATGGCCTTTATCCAGCCGACCATCTGAAACAGGCGATCGCTCTCAAGCCAGTTCTCAGCGTCAAGGCACGCATAACTGGGGTAAAAACTATCGCACCTGGTACGGGCGTTAGCTACGGTCATCACTTCGTCGCCAGTCAGGAAATGCGCCTCGCCGTCGTCGGTATTGGCTACGCTGATGGCATCCCTCGCAACCTATCCAATAAACTGCAAGTTTTGCTCAGAGGCAAGCTGGTGTCGCAGGTAGGGGCGATTACGATGGATCAGCTGATGCTTGATGTCAGCGCCATACCAGATTGCACTGAAGGCGAAGTAGTGACGCTGCTGGGGCAAGATGGAGACATACAAATTCGAGCGGATGACTGGGCTGAAACTTTAGGCACTATTTCTTGGGAGATTCTCTGTAGCTTTAAGCACCGCCTACCCCGCGTAGCAGTGGGTTAGCTCTTTGAACTCCTCTAATAAATCGCACCCTCTTGAAGCAGTCAATGTTCTGCCGAGTTATGCGATCGCCTCTTGTTCTCAATAGGTGGGCATAATTACACCGAGCTTAGTCATTGCCCAAACCGCCGAGGGTGGGCAATGCCCACCCTACAATTAATATTTTCTTAGACACTAACAGCCTGTCATTCACCCTTTATACCAACTTTTATTGGTGTAGCTGGTAAGAATATGGTCTTGCCATTTTCCGTCAATCAATAAATACTCCCTGGCATATCCTTCCACAACAAATCCAAGTTTTTTAAGCAGATTTCCACTGCGCTGATTGTGTGGTATATAATTTGCCATTACCCGGTGTATATTTAATTCTTTAAATGCATACTCAATAGCCGCGGGTAATGCCTCCGACATATAACCCTTACCCTGTGCAGCTTCGGCTAGATTGTACCCCAAATAACAGAAATGAGCCGCGCCGCGCAGAAATCCGTTAAAATTCACATTGCCAATAATTTCTTTATGACTCCCATTTTTGAAGATAAATAATCTTAATGACTGGTCGCTCTCAAATTCTTGGAGATTCTTCTCTACTTGCCCTTGCCAAAACTCTTGTGTCAGATAATTGTTAGGCGGGGTAGGATGCCAAGGAGCAAAATAAACTTGATTTTCTCGAAAAAATTCAACTATGTCAGGCACATCATCCCCAGTTGCCAGCCTTAATAAAAGTCGCTTAGTTGAGATAAATGGGAGTTCCAAAATGTTGGGGATATTTTATAAAAAAGTTATTTTGATTTGAGGTAAAAAAAATTGCTTATGAATATTTTACCTGTTGAGGTTGTATCGCCTGTCTGGAGGAACCAAGTTGATTTGGCCTTTAAGGTTGGCACAAACCTTCTGTGGGCAATTGGCATTCTACTGATAACTCGCTTATCGATTAATATTGTAGGACGCTTGGCTGGCCGAGCGCTTAATCGCACAGAAGCAACCCTACGCAAGTTTCTGGTTCAAGCAGCGGAATTTTTAACGCTTGTAGTTGGGCTTGTGGCGGTTCTCAATAAGCTAGGAATTGAAACAGCTAGCGTGGTTGCTGTAGTCGGTGCTGCGGGTTTAGCTATCGGTTTGGCTTTGCAGGGTACGCTGTCCCACTTTGCGGCTGGGGTGATGCTTATTAGCCTGCGCCCGTTTGAGGTGGGAGATTATATCGAAGGTGCTGGTGTCGCTGGTGTGGTTGATGGTATCGGCATTTTCTCGACTACCTTAGTAACGCGAGACAACGTGATGATTACAGTCCCCAACGGTCAATTATTTAGCGGGACGCTGAAAAATAACAGCGCTTTAGGCACGAGACGGGTGGATTTGGAAATTGATATAGGCGATCGCCCTATTGAAGCTACTATTACTCTTTTCCTCTCTTTGGTTCAGTCTCATCCTCTGATTTTG
The Microcoleus sp. FACHB-831 DNA segment above includes these coding regions:
- a CDS encoding adenylate/guanylate cyclase domain-containing protein, with product MTLMLLERLVLSRLGSLSVGVKSIGTLRDLSMRVAGDGKYDELSGLADTINGMLEALENREREQIEERARHRAIVEQASEGIVLIDAQTNRILEANPAFERLLGYSSAEIVELTLYDLVPHDKESFQRNIERILAQKNHSFGERRYRRQDGTLVDVEVTGNVISYGGRKVLCCLVRDITSRKAAEEALRQAEEKYRTIFEHATEGIFQSTPEGRFISANPALARLYGYDSPEELIASITNIGQQLYVDSNRRDEFIAAIEKDDAVTRFESQMYRKNGGAIWTSENARAVRDENGNLLYYEGTVEDITRRKVAQEALRYQQEQSELLLLNILPEPIAHRLKMQESIIADSFSDVTVLFADIVGFTQLSASIPPTELVKLLNKIFSAFDQLAERHGLEKIKTIGDAYMVVGGLPMPRSDHAEAIAQMALDMLKEISRFETGNGTPFNIRIGISTGPVVAGVIGIKKFIYDLWGDTVNTASRMESQGIPGTIQVTEATYELLRDKFILHKRGIIPVKGKGDMTTYLLLGKL
- the alr gene encoding alanine racemase gives rise to the protein MLSWEHKSRKLGEQDRSAGEEATAAMESVKLSSPQSLSSSALRDTTPLARDRAWVEIDLTALSHNVLHLKRFLSPQTELMAVVKADAYGHGAVTVAQTVLQHGASWLGVATIPEGIELRKAGIDAPILILGATNTPDQVLCMAHWKLQPTLCTPKQALVFSETLRASTKDCPYPVHIKLDTGMSRLGANWQQAASFVQLVNQLPHLRIASIYSHFATADSPDPAGMIEQQQRFEDAIASIKSTGFTPPRLHLSNSAATLTNPALHYDMVRVGLATYGLYPADHLKQAIALKPVLSVKARITGVKTIAPGTGVSYGHHFVASQEMRLAVVGIGYADGIPRNLSNKLQVLLRGKLVSQVGAITMDQLMLDVSAIPDCTEGEVVTLLGQDGDIQIRADDWAETLGTISWEILCSFKHRLPRVAVG
- the rimJ gene encoding ribosomal protein S5-alanine N-acetyltransferase, giving the protein MELPFISTKRLLLRLATGDDVPDIVEFFRENQVYFAPWHPTPPNNYLTQEFWQGQVEKNLQEFESDQSLRLFIFKNGSHKEIIGNVNFNGFLRGAAHFCYLGYNLAEAAQGKGYMSEALPAAIEYAFKELNIHRVMANYIPHNQRSGNLLKKLGFVVEGYAREYLLIDGKWQDHILTSYTNKSWYKG
- a CDS encoding mechanosensitive ion channel family protein — its product is MNILPVEVVSPVWRNQVDLAFKVGTNLLWAIGILLITRLSINIVGRLAGRALNRTEATLRKFLVQAAEFLTLVVGLVAVLNKLGIETASVVAVVGAAGLAIGLALQGTLSHFAAGVMLISLRPFEVGDYIEGAGVAGVVDGIGIFSTTLVTRDNVMITVPNGQLFSGTLKNNSALGTRRVDLEIDIGDRPIEATITLFLSLVQSHPLILDEPRPTCHVLSIPPAGTILYLRPWCRAETYDHVRAEVQQLVREALKEHTADKMQEPE